The Hyphococcus flavus genome contains a region encoding:
- the trbE gene encoding conjugal transfer protein TrbE has protein sequence MLNLAEYQKRPKRLADYLPWAALVAPGIVLNKDGALQRTVRYRGPDLESASPQELLSYTARINNVLRRFRSGWVLHFESARVPAADYPTSEWLCPLSFLIDEERRAAFESTAEYFECEYYLTVAYMPPADRTARAERAFLKQDELVPPDHAGDRLGYFVQETDKAIDLLALAMPECRPLNDDETLAYLHACISSKRHEIIAPETPLYLDALLVDEPLTGGLEPKLGEAHLRVISVLGFPPASEPGFLDSLNALAFPYRWTTRFIAMDKARASAELAKYRRQWFAKRKSIAAIIKETLFNEASTLVDTDADNKTADADAALQELGADDVSFGFLTTTVVVHDQERSVVDQRVRETERVLNERGFVTIRESVNSVDAWLGSLPGHLYANIRQPLVHTLNLAHIAPLSSVWAGPARNDHLDGPPLALATTRGHTPFRLSTHIGDVGHTLIVGPTGAGKSVLLAFIAAQFRRYMNAQVFAFDKGRSIRAACLGLEGVIYNLGSKADLSFQPLRDLEAPEDKARAQRWLLGLLAQEGMTVDPPIKEAVWSALSSLAAAPTAERTLTGFSLLVQDRSLRNALKPFTVEGAFGDLFDADNEAFSFSNLVCFEMEELMRQQSAIAPALTYLFDRLEERFNGNPTLLLLDEAWLFLDNPMFSGRIRDWLKTLRKKNVSVIFATQSLSDVQGSAIAPAIIESCPSRIFLPNPRARESSICSAYSNFGLNDRQIDIIASMTPKQEYYYQSPVGNRIFDLRLGDIALAFCGASTPQDHRLIDKIIAEASDAPFAQQLLAAKGLDWAAALLPEPSSSKGERE, from the coding sequence ATGCTGAATCTCGCCGAATATCAAAAGCGTCCGAAGCGCCTTGCAGATTATCTTCCCTGGGCGGCGCTTGTCGCGCCGGGCATCGTCCTGAATAAAGACGGCGCCCTGCAGCGGACTGTCCGTTACCGCGGACCTGACCTCGAAAGCGCCAGCCCCCAAGAACTTCTCAGTTATACGGCGCGCATCAACAACGTTTTACGCAGGTTCCGATCAGGTTGGGTATTGCATTTTGAATCTGCGAGGGTTCCCGCAGCGGATTATCCGACGAGCGAGTGGCTGTGCCCCTTATCATTCCTCATCGACGAGGAGCGCCGCGCTGCGTTTGAGTCAACCGCGGAATATTTCGAATGCGAATACTATCTTACCGTCGCTTATATGCCGCCGGCGGACAGGACGGCGCGAGCCGAGCGAGCATTCCTGAAACAAGATGAACTTGTCCCTCCGGACCATGCGGGCGACCGTCTCGGTTATTTTGTCCAGGAGACGGATAAAGCGATCGACCTTCTGGCGCTGGCGATGCCAGAATGTCGCCCGCTAAATGACGATGAAACGCTTGCCTATCTGCACGCGTGTATTTCTTCAAAACGGCATGAAATCATCGCGCCGGAAACGCCTCTCTATCTTGATGCCCTGTTGGTTGATGAGCCGCTCACAGGCGGACTTGAGCCAAAACTGGGTGAAGCGCACCTGCGGGTGATTTCCGTCCTTGGTTTTCCGCCGGCGAGCGAACCGGGTTTCTTGGATAGCCTCAACGCGCTCGCGTTTCCGTATCGCTGGACGACAAGGTTCATCGCCATGGACAAGGCGAGGGCGTCAGCCGAACTCGCCAAATACCGCCGCCAGTGGTTCGCCAAACGCAAATCCATCGCCGCAATCATCAAGGAGACGCTGTTCAATGAAGCAAGCACGCTCGTAGACACGGACGCTGATAATAAGACGGCGGATGCGGACGCCGCGCTGCAGGAGCTCGGCGCCGACGACGTTTCTTTCGGGTTTCTGACGACGACGGTTGTCGTACACGATCAGGAGCGGAGCGTCGTTGATCAGCGCGTGCGGGAAACCGAACGCGTCTTGAACGAACGCGGCTTCGTGACCATTCGGGAGTCGGTGAACTCCGTAGATGCATGGCTCGGCAGCCTCCCCGGACATCTCTACGCAAATATCCGCCAGCCGCTCGTTCACACGTTAAACCTTGCGCATATCGCGCCATTGTCCTCCGTCTGGGCGGGGCCGGCGCGTAACGATCATCTGGACGGACCGCCCTTGGCCCTGGCGACGACCCGCGGTCATACGCCGTTTCGGTTATCGACCCATATTGGCGATGTCGGTCACACGTTGATCGTCGGACCAACCGGCGCCGGGAAATCGGTGCTTCTCGCGTTCATCGCCGCGCAATTTCGCCGTTATATGAATGCGCAAGTTTTTGCATTCGATAAAGGCCGCTCGATCCGCGCTGCATGCCTCGGTCTCGAAGGGGTCATCTATAATCTTGGGTCTAAGGCGGATCTTTCCTTCCAACCCTTGCGCGATCTTGAGGCGCCGGAAGACAAGGCGCGCGCCCAACGCTGGCTGCTCGGCTTGCTGGCGCAGGAAGGCATGACGGTCGATCCTCCAATAAAAGAGGCGGTTTGGTCTGCGCTATCCAGTCTTGCCGCGGCGCCGACCGCCGAGCGCACGCTCACTGGCTTCTCGCTCCTGGTCCAAGACCGGAGTCTTCGCAATGCGTTGAAGCCTTTCACCGTTGAAGGCGCATTCGGCGATCTCTTTGACGCAGATAATGAGGCGTTTTCGTTTTCGAATCTCGTTTGCTTCGAGATGGAGGAGCTCATGCGGCAGCAGTCGGCTATCGCACCGGCGCTCACCTATCTCTTTGACCGGCTGGAAGAGCGGTTCAACGGAAATCCCACGCTGTTGTTGTTGGACGAAGCCTGGCTCTTTCTCGACAATCCAATGTTTTCGGGAAGAATCCGAGACTGGCTGAAGACGCTTCGCAAGAAGAATGTTTCTGTCATCTTTGCGACCCAGTCGCTGAGCGACGTGCAAGGCTCCGCGATTGCGCCGGCTATTATAGAATCCTGCCCATCGCGAATATTCCTGCCCAATCCGCGGGCGCGAGAGTCGAGCATCTGTTCGGCATATTCGAACTTTGGACTAAACGACCGGCAAATCGACATCATCGCAAGTATGACGCCCAAGCAGGAGTATTATTACCAGTCTCCCGTGGGCAATCGCATTTTTGATCTTCGGTTGGGTGACATTGCGCTCGCCTTTTGCGGGGCGTCTACGCCGCAGGATCACCGGCTCATTGACAAGATAATCGCCGAGGCGAGCGACGCGCCCTTTGCGCAGCAATTGCTTGCCGCAAAAGGGCTCGACTGGGCCGCCGCCCTCTTGCCGGAACCATCATCATCGAAAGGAGAAAGAGAATGA